In one Antennarius striatus isolate MH-2024 chromosome 15, ASM4005453v1, whole genome shotgun sequence genomic region, the following are encoded:
- the LOC137608918 gene encoding beta-1,3-galactosyltransferase 9 gives MSSDYVVERKENRINVSTWTGKGGGGDSKSDSPVSQTEATWRRVVVKSHHQSPQRGLGHHFGTFPVPVWNHESCDHCDLSGSGFTKLSFDPVCNQSCSLCRLQTHQWCFLLFNVLLFHALLFGADFVEEYLLQPTPGVYTDSAVADVREKARKLDLSHARENVSQAYPIANPNACRSSNLFLLVLVFSSTANVSQRNAVRRTWGNQTLIQGVPVQVLFFLGSTQTYSAQQALERESERYGDMVQGHTVADSSLRGPTERTVLALCWVIAFCPVARFVLLTKESVFVNLPAIGGYLLGLHRHPEDLYLGRVIQRVSPDRSPDSPSYLPPALYPDKYLPEYCDGTAYVLSQDVVRKVYVGSARISVPLPEGVFVGLCAQKAGVAPTHSARFTGEKHVRYNACCYRYLFSSAGMTSQELDRVWEDLGQEEVQCSLLQTYYGLVTCKALTYLEKLSFFSPNGEPESHG, from the exons ATGTCCTCAGATTATGTGgtggagagaaaagaaaacagaataaatgtttcCACCTGgacaggaaaaggaggaggaggggattcTAAATCAGACTCACCTGTGAGCCAAACAGAGGCGACCTGGAGGAGGGTAGTGGTCAAGTCCCACCATCAGAGCCCACAAAGAGGTTTGGGGCACCACTTTGGAACCTTCCCTGTACCTGTCTGGAACcatgagtcatgtgaccactgtGACCTATCAGGAAGTGGATTCACTAAACTCAGTTTCGACCCGGTATGCAACCAATCG TGCTCTCTGTGCCGGCTGCAAACCCACCAGTGgtgcttcctcctcttcaacgTGCTCCTCTTCCATGCCCTGCTGTTTGGGGCGGACTTTGTGGAGGAGTACCTCCTGCAGCCGACGCCTGGCGTCTACACCGACAGCGCCGTCGCTGATGTAAGAGAAAAAGCGAGGAAACTAGACCTGAGCCACGCCAGGGAGAACGTGTCTCAGGCCTACCCCATCGCCAACCCCAACGCCTGCAGAAGCTCCAACCTCTTCCTCCTGGTGCTGGTCTTCAGCTCCACAGCAAACGTCAGCCAGCGAAACGCCGTCAGGAGGACGTGGGGAAACCAGACGCTCATCCAAGGCGTTCCAGTGCAGGTACTGTTTTTCCTGGGGTCGACTCAGACCTACTCTGCACAACAGGCCCTGGAAAGAGAGTCAGAGCGCTATGGGGACATGGTCCAGGGTCACACTGTGGCAGACTCTTCGCTCCGTGGACCAACAGAAAGAACCGTGCTGGCGCTCTGTTGGGTAATCGCCTTCTGTCCTGTGGCTCGTTTTGTTCTGCTAACAAAGGAATCGGTGTTTGTCAACCTCCCCGCCATTGGAGGATACCTACTGGGGCTGCATAGGCACCCTGAGGACCTTTACCTCGGCAGGGTGATCCAGAGGGTCTCACCTGACCGCAGCCCTGACAGTCCCAGCTACCTGCCTCCTGCTCTCTACCCGGACAAGTACCTGCCTGAGTACTGTGACGGGACGGCGTATGTCCTATCCCAGGATGTGGTCCGCAAAGTCTATGTAGGGTCTGCCCGGATCAGCGTGCCCCTCCCTGAAGGGGTTTTTGTTGGTCTTTGTGCTCAGAAAGCCGGAGTGGCGCCGACCCATAGCGCCAGGTTCACTGGAGAGAAACACGTCCGCTACAACGCCTGCTGCTACCGCTACCTGTTCAGCTCAGCAGGAATGACAAGTCAAGAACTGGATCGGGTTTGGGAGGACCTGGGACAGGAAGAGGTACAGTGTTCTCTGCTGCAGACTTACTATGGTCTGGTGACCTGCAAGGCCCTGACGTACCTGGAAAAACTGTCCTTCTTCAGCCCCAACGGTGAACCTGAATCACACGGGTGA